The Acidobacteriaceae bacterium nucleotide sequence ACGGGGGCATGGCAGAGTACGTTGCGGTGCCGTCATCTGCGCTGGTGCCGGCTGCAGGCCTCGACCCGGTCTTTGCAGCTGTCCTTCCGGACGCGGGCCTGGTTCCGTACCATTCGATCGAAGCGGCCAAAGACCTACTCCGTCCAGGAGCGACGGTCGTTGTCATCGGCATCGGAGGGCTGGGACAGTTCGCCATCGAGCTCCTCCGTGAGCTGACGGGAGCAACAGTCATCGCTCTCGACATCAAGGACGACCTGCTCGCCGCCATCAAGGATAAGGTCTCCTATGCCTTCCGCTCCGACGATCCAGCGGTTGCCGCGCAGGTGCTGAAGGTAACCGAAGGCTACGGTGCGGACGTGGTCTTCGACATCGTAGGAAACACCGCCACGCTGGCGTTAGCTGCTGCGGTCGTTGCTCCTTACGGAGCCATCCGCGTGCCGGGACTCAGTAACGGCGTCTTTCAGTTCGAGGCGGACCAGCTGTCCACCTCGCTTCCATGGGGCGCTTCGATTACTCGCCCGTATAGCGGGACGCACAAAAACCTGCACGACCTTGTAGCGCTAGCAAAGACCGGAAGGATCAGGGCAAACCTCACCCCGTACACCTTCGATCAGGCTCTCTTGGCACTTGATGATCTGGAGGCCGGAAAGATCAACGGCCGTGCGGTCATCAAGATGAGTTGAACAGCTTCAACGGTGAACCGGGCCGGGATCTGATCTCGCGCCGCGCTGTCTCTTCCGTCAGAGACACGACGATGGCCGAATCTGTGCGTCGGCCCAGCTAGGCGGAACGCTCGTCAGCGAAAATGCAGCCGGCTGAGCTTGTTGACATCCAATGGAATGAATCGAAAGGAGGATAGCCTCTATGGCCTATCAAACAATCAATCCCAATGACGAAGTGTTGATCAAGAGCTTTCCGGAACATAGCGAC carries:
- a CDS encoding alcohol dehydrogenase catalytic domain-containing protein; the protein is MRAIQLKGVGDLVQTEVPKPNIVAGQVLLRVTAAGICQTDVHIRRSTRRMIPDGTILGHEIAGEIVDIADDVQRFSIGDQVVVHPVWSCGICRMCVAGQENACRNTGGRFYPPPTPGVSVNGGMAEYVAVPSSALVPAAGLDPVFAAVLPDAGLVPYHSIEAAKDLLRPGATVVVIGIGGLGQFAIELLRELTGATVIALDIKDDLLAAIKDKVSYAFRSDDPAVAAQVLKVTEGYGADVVFDIVGNTATLALAAAVVAPYGAIRVPGLSNGVFQFEADQLSTSLPWGASITRPYSGTHKNLHDLVALAKTGRIRANLTPYTFDQALLALDDLEAGKINGRAVIKMS